From a single Nitrospirota bacterium genomic region:
- a CDS encoding urate hydroxylase PuuD, translated as MVGVAVGDADWFGLLLRWTHFLAGIVWIGLLYFFNLINAAFLKSLDGPTKNIVIPKLMPAALNWFRHGATVTVLAGIVLYLYMYQRGGTGAIALGIGGLLGIIMMANVHAVIWPNQRRIIAAVTAAAQGTPAPDEMAQWGRTALLASRINFMLSIPMLLFMGAGSHLR; from the coding sequence ATGGTCGGCGTTGCGGTCGGCGATGCCGATTGGTTTGGTTTGCTGTTACGCTGGACCCATTTCCTGGCCGGAATCGTCTGGATCGGATTGTTGTACTTTTTCAACTTGATCAATGCGGCATTCTTGAAGAGTTTGGATGGCCCAACCAAGAATATCGTGATTCCCAAGTTGATGCCCGCCGCCCTGAATTGGTTCCGTCATGGCGCCACGGTCACGGTGCTTGCCGGGATCGTGTTGTACCTCTACATGTATCAACGAGGTGGAACCGGCGCGATCGCGCTGGGAATCGGCGGGCTATTGGGTATCATCATGATGGCCAACGTTCATGCGGTCATCTGGCCGAATCAAAGGAGGATTATTGCAGCAGTGACAGCTGCGGCCCAGGGAACCCCTGCGCCGGACGAAATGGCTCAGTGGGGCAGGACAGCCCTCCTTGCTTCGCGGATCAACTTTATGTTGTCAATTCCTATGCTGTTATTCATGGGGGCCGGCAGCCACCTCAGGTAA
- a CDS encoding replication-associated recombination protein A, which produces MTPSHDQTPDLFGAPGEEKSLEAPLAERLRPNEFSDFVGQEEITAPDRPLRRAIEADQLSSVIFWGPPGSGKTTLAHLIARHTKAQFVPFSAVTGGVPELRAIIKTAEQRQAIKGQRTILFVDEIHRFNKAQQDAFLPHVERGTIILVGATTENPSFEVISPLLSRSLVIVLKPLSDEALGHILDRALADSASGLGKWHVHLSSDARQRLIGYGNGDARALLTALDFVVRQQPVGSDGIRLIDGAALEAALIKKSIRYDKSGEEHYNIISAYIKSLRDSDPDGALYWLARMLEGGEDPKFIARRLVIFASEDVGNADPMGLVVAAAVAQAVQFVGLPEAQINLAQGTTYLATRHKDNASYIGLLEAMEDAKTHGNLGVPLHLRNAVTSLMRGLGYGKGYRYVHDDPRAGVQEHLPESLKGRRYYRPKNT; this is translated from the coding sequence ATGACGCCGTCACACGATCAGACTCCCGATTTGTTTGGGGCTCCAGGGGAAGAGAAATCCCTTGAAGCTCCCTTGGCTGAGCGTCTGCGGCCGAACGAGTTTTCGGACTTCGTCGGGCAAGAGGAGATCACGGCGCCGGATCGTCCTTTGCGGCGGGCCATCGAAGCGGACCAACTCTCCTCCGTCATTTTCTGGGGGCCGCCCGGCTCGGGCAAGACCACGCTGGCTCATCTCATTGCGCGCCACACGAAGGCGCAGTTCGTGCCATTCTCGGCGGTCACAGGGGGTGTTCCAGAGCTGCGCGCGATCATCAAGACAGCAGAGCAACGTCAGGCGATCAAGGGCCAACGGACGATCCTGTTCGTCGACGAGATCCACCGCTTCAACAAGGCGCAACAGGATGCCTTCCTGCCTCACGTCGAGCGGGGAACGATTATCCTGGTTGGCGCGACCACGGAAAATCCTTCATTCGAAGTGATCTCACCCCTCCTGTCCCGTTCTTTGGTCATTGTGCTGAAGCCCCTTTCGGATGAGGCCCTGGGACATATTCTTGACCGGGCGCTCGCGGACTCTGCAAGCGGGCTGGGAAAGTGGCATGTCCATCTGTCATCCGATGCCAGACAACGACTGATCGGTTATGGAAACGGCGATGCAAGGGCGCTCCTTACCGCGCTGGATTTTGTGGTGAGGCAGCAACCGGTCGGATCAGACGGGATTCGTCTGATCGATGGAGCGGCGCTCGAAGCGGCGCTGATAAAAAAATCGATCCGGTACGACAAGTCAGGGGAAGAACATTACAACATCATCTCCGCCTACATTAAGAGCCTCCGGGATTCGGATCCGGACGGCGCTCTCTACTGGCTGGCCCGTATGTTGGAAGGGGGGGAGGATCCGAAGTTTATCGCCAGACGCCTGGTTATTTTTGCGTCCGAAGACGTGGGGAATGCCGATCCGATGGGGCTGGTGGTTGCGGCAGCGGTGGCTCAAGCCGTGCAGTTTGTGGGGCTCCCGGAAGCCCAAATCAACCTGGCCCAGGGGACGACCTATCTTGCGACCAGACACAAGGATAATGCCTCCTATATCGGACTGCTTGAGGCCATGGAAGACGCAAAAACCCATGGAAATCTTGGAGTTCCGCTCCATTTACGCAATGCCGTGACCTCGCTGATGAGGGGGCTCGGCTATGGAAAGGGCTACCGCTATGTCCACGACGATCCCCGGGCCGGGGTGCAGGAGCATCTCCCGGAATCGCTCAAGGGCCGTCGATATTACCGGCCTAAAAATACCTAG
- a CDS encoding 6-carboxytetrahydropterin synthase, which translates to MTRRYRFCAAHRLHTDHLTPEENLAAFGKCNNPNGHGHNYVVLVTVKSTGSATTGGGLDFDRLDRIVVDQVVRRFDHHDLNQDPEFAERTTTGENLVLLIWDLLVKCFPTGQLEKVGLIETRDNYFEYAGASRMVNDKC; encoded by the coding sequence ATTACGAGACGATATCGATTCTGCGCAGCTCATCGGCTGCACACGGATCATCTAACTCCGGAGGAAAATCTGGCTGCCTTCGGGAAGTGCAATAATCCCAACGGGCACGGCCATAATTATGTCGTGTTGGTGACCGTGAAGAGCACGGGTTCGGCCACGACAGGGGGAGGTCTGGACTTCGACCGGCTGGATCGGATCGTGGTCGACCAGGTGGTCAGGCGATTCGACCATCACGATCTCAATCAAGACCCTGAATTTGCCGAACGCACGACGACGGGTGAAAACCTCGTGTTGCTGATCTGGGATCTCTTAGTGAAATGCTTTCCCACCGGGCAACTGGAGAAGGTCGGCCTGATTGAAACACGCGACAACTACTTCGAGTATGCGGGGGCATCGAGAATGGTGAATGATAAATGTTGA
- a CDS encoding ABC-F family ATP-binding cassette domain-containing protein, which translates to MLQIESVYKQYSTRILLEGATAHLRPGSRVGLVGPNGAGKTTLFRMILEEESPDKGKIRKRPRLRIGYLPQELETITGKTVLDATHRDLYPEHEAERILMGLGFSEIDFSREIEKLSGGYRMRVALAHLLLTNPDVLMLDEPTNHLDKPTQRWFEQFLLNSEMTLLIISHDTDFLDRVVTHIWDLRHHKIEEYRGNYTSFKKLRAERDAQREAAAGRQAKEVARVQTFVDRFRYQANKASQVQSRIKQLEKVKMIEIKRDPKRVKFKFPLPAASGRQVLEIQGGAKRYGEKVVYERVDCSIERGQRVALVGENGAGKSTLLKMLAGVLDLDKGSRTVGHGVTLHYFAQHQAETLNPEHTILDSLSEISSQAETNFLRGIAGAFLFTGDDQKKPIKALSGGERNRVALARMLVEPANTLLLDEPTNHLDPASVDMLTDALSDFPGTIVFISHDPTFLTRVCTRVIEIEEGKARSFSGDYEYYLWKKAQELESIKESSDDLKAAGLGKTVAPTRAMASQASAKSSAGDRRDLNKTQARLEKQVARAEAEIDEYETKIKARDLELADPALYKNESTKWSALQIEYDGWKKDLARLTTKWEALSAELEDVKQKLAAFA; encoded by the coding sequence ATGCTCCAAATCGAGTCGGTCTATAAACAATATTCCACAAGGATTCTGCTTGAAGGCGCAACGGCACATCTCCGTCCCGGTTCGCGGGTCGGTTTAGTGGGGCCCAATGGCGCAGGCAAGACCACGCTCTTTCGCATGATCCTTGAAGAAGAGTCGCCGGACAAGGGCAAGATTCGCAAACGTCCCCGTCTCCGCATCGGCTATCTCCCGCAGGAACTCGAAACCATCACGGGGAAAACCGTGCTGGACGCCACCCATCGCGATCTCTATCCGGAACATGAAGCCGAACGGATCCTCATGGGGTTGGGATTTTCGGAAATCGACTTTAGCCGTGAGATCGAAAAGCTCTCCGGCGGCTACCGAATGCGTGTCGCCCTCGCGCATCTGCTGTTGACGAATCCCGATGTCCTCATGCTCGATGAGCCGACCAATCACTTGGACAAACCGACGCAGCGCTGGTTCGAGCAATTCCTCTTGAACTCGGAGATGACGCTGTTGATCATCAGCCACGATACGGACTTTCTGGATCGTGTCGTCACCCATATCTGGGATCTCCGCCACCACAAGATCGAGGAATATCGCGGCAACTATACGTCGTTCAAAAAACTCCGCGCCGAGCGGGACGCGCAACGGGAAGCGGCTGCGGGGCGCCAGGCCAAAGAGGTCGCGCGGGTCCAAACCTTTGTGGATCGCTTCCGCTATCAGGCGAACAAGGCCAGCCAGGTCCAATCGCGCATCAAGCAGCTTGAGAAGGTCAAGATGATTGAGATCAAGCGCGACCCCAAGCGGGTGAAGTTCAAATTTCCCCTCCCGGCAGCGAGTGGCCGACAGGTACTGGAGATCCAGGGCGGAGCGAAACGCTATGGGGAAAAAGTCGTGTATGAACGGGTCGATTGTTCGATCGAACGGGGCCAACGAGTGGCGCTGGTGGGAGAAAACGGCGCGGGGAAAAGCACCCTGCTCAAGATGCTGGCCGGAGTGTTGGACCTGGACAAGGGTTCCAGAACGGTCGGCCATGGTGTCACGCTGCATTACTTCGCCCAACACCAGGCAGAGACCCTGAACCCTGAACATACCATTCTCGATTCTCTTTCAGAAATCTCCAGCCAGGCGGAGACGAATTTCCTCAGAGGAATCGCCGGAGCCTTTTTGTTCACCGGTGACGATCAAAAGAAGCCGATCAAGGCGCTGAGCGGAGGGGAACGCAACCGCGTCGCGCTCGCACGGATGTTGGTCGAACCAGCCAATACCCTGTTGCTCGACGAGCCGACCAACCATCTCGACCCTGCTTCGGTCGATATGCTCACCGATGCGCTCTCGGACTTCCCCGGTACGATCGTCTTCATTTCCCACGACCCCACCTTTCTGACCAGAGTCTGTACGCGCGTCATTGAAATCGAAGAGGGCAAGGCCCGCAGCTTTTCCGGCGACTACGAGTACTATTTGTGGAAGAAGGCGCAGGAGCTCGAATCCATCAAGGAATCGAGTGACGACCTGAAGGCAGCAGGGCTCGGGAAGACTGTCGCGCCGACCAGGGCAATGGCCTCGCAGGCTTCCGCCAAGTCCTCAGCAGGAGATCGTCGGGATTTGAACAAGACACAGGCTCGCCTGGAGAAACAGGTGGCGCGGGCCGAAGCCGAGATCGACGAGTATGAAACGAAAATCAAGGCGCGGGATCTCGAACTGGCCGACCCGGCACTCTACAAAAATGAATCCACCAAATGGAGCGCTCTACAAATAGAATACGACGGGTGGAAGAAGGATCTGGCGCGGCTCACGACCAAGTGGGAAGCACTCTCCGCTGAACTGGAAGACGTGAAACAAAAGCTGGCGGCGTTCGCGTAG
- the erpA gene encoding iron-sulfur cluster insertion protein ErpA → MVTITAIAEQKIKELMADEKDIVGLRVYVKGGGCHGYQYGMAFESKMADDDTVVEKGDVKVIMDSQSAPLLQGAEVDYVDSLQGSGFSIKNPQAKTTCGCGSSFTA, encoded by the coding sequence ATGGTTACAATCACAGCGATTGCAGAGCAGAAGATCAAGGAATTGATGGCGGATGAAAAAGACATCGTCGGCCTGCGGGTCTACGTGAAAGGCGGCGGCTGTCACGGGTATCAATACGGGATGGCGTTCGAGTCGAAGATGGCCGACGACGACACTGTCGTTGAAAAGGGCGACGTCAAGGTCATCATGGATTCGCAGAGTGCACCGCTCCTTCAGGGGGCAGAAGTCGATTACGTGGACAGCCTCCAAGGGTCCGGGTTCTCGATCAAGAACCCGCAAGCCAAGACCACTTGTGGTTGCGGCAGCTCCTTCACCGCCTGA
- a CDS encoding alpha/beta fold hydrolase, whose translation MVRTAANMSSLYAQINGLTIAYSDQGTGIPLVFLHAFPLNRTMWAQQAEALSARFRIITIDLRGHGESDAPLWHYTLDQSADDVRALLDHLGIRQALFVGLSMGGYILFAFYRKYAVRVKGMILADTRAQADTEEGRGGRFQMAQTAYTKGPSAIADIMIPKLLSPATIQTRPEIVQKVRSMIEGNQVSGIAGDLMAMAERPDSVPLLPQISCPTQIIVGELDQATPPSDANLMAEKIPGARLAIIPAAAHLANIEQPEVFNEIVGSFASELQ comes from the coding sequence ATGGTACGAACAGCGGCGAACATGAGCAGCCTGTACGCCCAGATCAACGGTCTCACCATTGCCTACAGCGACCAGGGAACGGGCATCCCTCTCGTCTTTCTCCATGCCTTTCCTCTGAACCGGACCATGTGGGCGCAACAGGCAGAAGCCCTATCCGCTCGATTCCGGATTATCACAATCGATTTGCGCGGGCACGGTGAGTCAGACGCACCGCTCTGGCACTATACCCTCGACCAATCAGCAGACGATGTGCGCGCGCTGCTGGACCACCTTGGAATCCGACAGGCCCTCTTCGTGGGGCTCTCGATGGGTGGCTACATCCTCTTTGCGTTCTATCGGAAGTATGCGGTGCGCGTGAAAGGCATGATCCTGGCTGACACGAGGGCTCAGGCAGACACAGAAGAAGGAAGAGGCGGGCGCTTTCAGATGGCTCAGACAGCTTATACAAAAGGACCGTCAGCCATTGCAGACATCATGATTCCAAAACTCCTCAGCCCCGCAACCATTCAGACAAGGCCGGAGATCGTTCAGAAAGTCCGCAGCATGATCGAGGGCAACCAGGTCAGCGGTATTGCAGGAGACTTGATGGCCATGGCAGAGCGGCCGGATTCAGTCCCCCTCCTGCCCCAGATCTCCTGCCCCACCCAGATCATCGTCGGCGAACTGGACCAAGCTACTCCACCCTCTGACGCGAACCTCATGGCAGAGAAGATCCCAGGTGCCCGCTTGGCCATCATCCCAGCAGCCGCACACCTGGCCAATATCGAACAACCAGAAGTCTTCAACGAGATCGTCGGCTCCTTTGCCTCAGAACTCCAATAG
- the nuoF gene encoding NADH-quinone oxidoreductase subunit NuoF has product MTTVTEPRVLQLLEGAPWDIEAYKKVGGYEAWKRCIKELTANEIVDVLKKAGLRGRGGAGFPTGIKWEKVLNHRVKEHYFVCNAGEHEPGTFKDRYLLKQAPHQLIEGCLIAAYTVQAKAAFIYVNHEYQEERENLIKALAQAKAQGLLGNNVLGSGVNLDLQVFEGHGSYVAGEETAMLESMQGRPAMPRQKPPFYPTDFGLYGKPTLVNNVETLCNIPRILLKGAAWFTQVGTEKCPGTMMFSLSGAVNRPGVYEMPMGTTIRELVDKCGGGVPGGHKVKAVFPGGPAFSMVTADQLDLTMDFDSLKKAGTGLGSAGVIVVDDATCMVALTLKFSNFFKAESCGQCPPCRMGTINLAALMTKIEQGEGTEKDMQSLLQICGFVKGTGYCTLVTGAAVLVQSSMKLFRHEFEEHVRLQRCPHQSVATGATVH; this is encoded by the coding sequence ATGACGACTGTGACAGAACCAAGGGTTCTTCAACTACTTGAAGGCGCCCCCTGGGACATTGAGGCCTACAAGAAAGTCGGGGGGTACGAGGCCTGGAAGAGGTGCATCAAGGAACTGACTGCAAATGAAATCGTCGATGTGCTGAAGAAAGCCGGGCTCCGTGGCCGCGGGGGAGCCGGTTTCCCCACCGGCATCAAATGGGAAAAGGTTCTCAACCATCGGGTGAAGGAACACTATTTTGTCTGCAATGCAGGCGAGCACGAGCCGGGGACGTTCAAAGACCGGTACTTGCTCAAGCAGGCGCCGCACCAGCTTATCGAAGGCTGCCTCATTGCAGCCTACACCGTCCAAGCCAAAGCGGCCTTTATCTATGTGAATCACGAGTATCAGGAAGAGCGGGAGAATCTCATCAAGGCCTTGGCCCAGGCGAAGGCCCAGGGGCTGCTGGGAAACAACGTCCTGGGGAGTGGTGTGAATCTCGATCTGCAAGTCTTTGAAGGCCATGGGAGTTATGTGGCTGGGGAAGAAACCGCGATGCTCGAATCCATGCAAGGACGTCCGGCGATGCCTAGACAGAAGCCGCCTTTCTATCCGACGGACTTCGGACTCTACGGGAAGCCGACGCTGGTGAATAATGTCGAAACCCTGTGCAACATTCCACGCATCCTTCTGAAAGGCGCAGCCTGGTTCACTCAGGTCGGCACGGAAAAGTGTCCTGGCACGATGATGTTCTCGCTGAGCGGGGCCGTGAATCGCCCCGGTGTGTACGAGATGCCCATGGGCACGACGATCCGTGAGCTCGTGGACAAGTGCGGTGGAGGGGTTCCGGGCGGGCACAAGGTCAAGGCGGTATTTCCCGGTGGGCCGGCTTTTTCGATGGTCACCGCCGATCAACTCGACCTGACGATGGATTTCGATTCGTTGAAAAAGGCCGGCACAGGGCTTGGGTCGGCCGGAGTCATTGTCGTCGATGATGCGACCTGCATGGTGGCGCTGACGCTCAAGTTCTCCAATTTCTTCAAGGCCGAGAGTTGCGGGCAATGTCCACCCTGTCGAATGGGAACCATCAATCTTGCCGCGCTTATGACCAAGATTGAACAGGGAGAGGGGACGGAGAAGGATATGCAGAGCCTGCTTCAGATCTGCGGGTTTGTGAAGGGGACGGGTTATTGCACACTGGTGACCGGGGCAGCCGTGTTGGTGCAGAGTAGTATGAAATTGTTCCGTCACGAGTTCGAGGAACATGTCCGATTGCAGCGCTGTCCCCATCAGTCGGTGGCGACCGGTGCAACAGTACATTGA
- the folE gene encoding GTP cyclohydrolase I FolE has product MAKQGIKRRGRQQVDDASGISRPADLDVLQSLVTEMLLALGEKPGRNGLLKTPERVAKALAFMTQGYHRDIDHLLNGALFPIEYDEMVIVKDIDFFSMCEHHLLPFYGRVHVGYLPNKKVVGLSKIPRIVDVFARRLQVQERLTVQIAETLRSKLNAHGVGVVVEARHLCMMMRGVEKQNTVAVSSSMLGAFRSQPQTRLEFLKLIRRGSVGDSD; this is encoded by the coding sequence ATGGCTAAGCAGGGAATCAAACGGCGGGGTCGGCAGCAGGTCGATGATGCCAGCGGGATTAGCAGGCCGGCGGATCTGGATGTGCTGCAATCTCTGGTCACAGAAATGTTGCTCGCCCTCGGAGAAAAGCCGGGTCGGAACGGGCTGCTCAAGACTCCGGAGCGGGTCGCCAAGGCCCTCGCCTTCATGACCCAGGGCTATCACCGCGACATCGATCATCTCCTGAACGGTGCACTGTTCCCGATCGAGTACGACGAGATGGTGATCGTGAAGGACATCGATTTCTTCAGCATGTGTGAACATCACCTGCTGCCGTTTTATGGCAGAGTCCATGTCGGGTACCTGCCGAATAAGAAAGTGGTGGGACTCAGCAAGATCCCACGCATCGTGGACGTCTTTGCGCGCCGGCTGCAAGTCCAGGAACGACTCACCGTCCAAATCGCTGAAACTCTGAGATCGAAGCTCAATGCGCATGGAGTCGGTGTGGTCGTCGAAGCGCGGCATCTCTGCATGATGATGCGAGGCGTCGAAAAGCAGAACACCGTTGCAGTCAGCAGCTCCATGTTAGGCGCCTTCCGCAGTCAGCCGCAAACGAGGCTGGAGTTCCTGAAGCTCATACGACGAGGCAGCGTAGGCGACTCCGACTAG
- a CDS encoding PilZ domain-containing protein, whose translation MKRQSPKPPVPIAATNERRKFVRATLVGSALISPKSGAKAITAVLDNVNRVGAGLHTKEKLAMAEPVTVSLAFLDSDRVEQMEKLEGKVAWAKSWEKGFLIGVVWDELVTKEKNRWLYYYLEETVKSSL comes from the coding sequence GTGAAGCGGCAGAGCCCGAAACCGCCGGTACCGATAGCAGCGACGAACGAACGGCGCAAGTTCGTGCGGGCGACACTGGTCGGTTCTGCGCTCATTTCCCCCAAGAGCGGAGCCAAGGCAATCACGGCCGTGTTGGACAACGTCAATCGAGTCGGCGCGGGGTTGCACACGAAAGAAAAGTTGGCGATGGCCGAGCCGGTGACCGTGTCGCTGGCGTTTCTCGATTCGGATCGCGTGGAGCAGATGGAAAAGCTCGAAGGGAAAGTCGCCTGGGCAAAGTCGTGGGAGAAGGGGTTTCTGATCGGTGTGGTCTGGGATGAGTTGGTGACGAAAGAGAAGAACCGCTGGCTCTATTACTACCTCGAAGAAACGGTCAAGTCCTCCCTGTAG
- a CDS encoding (2Fe-2S)-binding protein, producing the protein MPRVTFLHRERTSGEVEVNTSLLEASKLLGCRLNHDCGGNASCTTCRVEVQIGAENLSEIDFDEQDLLDREALSEPWHRLGCQAKVRGDVVVLVPEGKWVAPTIPQSESQGIEIQ; encoded by the coding sequence ATGCCGCGTGTGACATTTCTCCATCGTGAACGCACGAGTGGAGAGGTTGAGGTCAATACCTCGTTATTAGAGGCGTCGAAGCTGTTAGGCTGTCGGTTGAATCACGATTGTGGTGGTAACGCCTCCTGCACCACCTGTCGGGTCGAAGTCCAGATTGGTGCCGAGAACCTCTCGGAGATCGACTTCGATGAGCAGGATCTGCTCGATCGGGAGGCCCTCAGTGAGCCCTGGCATCGTCTTGGGTGCCAGGCTAAGGTGCGTGGAGATGTGGTTGTGCTGGTGCCGGAGGGCAAGTGGGTTGCTCCCACAATTCCGCAGTCGGAGTCGCAGGGTATTGAAATTCAGTAA